TTAAGGGTCAAGCTACCAAAATAGCTGGGGACTCCAATGCTGTAAAGCTCTTGAACCAAAACCCTACGGTGAACTTGAGTGCAAAATCCAAGATGGCAAGCATaattcaagaacaaaaattCCATgatctcttcaaagatgctTCGTGGAAACTGTAAATAGTTACTTGTATATTCATGAAATAGAAGTATCATTCTTCATAAACGAACAAATCAAAGTATAAAAGAGTGGGCCTAAGAAACCCAGATAGTTAAAATACGATGACTGACTTCCTCGAACATATCTAAAGCCAAGAGCCAGTCATCATTGGAGTCCATTACAACAAAGtcaccatcttcatccttaTATCTTAATTTGTTGACCATAATATCGTCTTTAACCTCTCCACTAGAGGCAATTTTTGTGGAAATCTTCAGGTGTAAGTCACTGAATTGGATTGAGGCTGGTACCATTAAATAGGATTTAATTTCCATTTTGTCATAAATGATTTTGATCGTGATTAAACTATTGCTTGAATTGTTTGCACTCGAATTGACAGAAGAAAGGGAGTTATCCTGAGCATTGGTTGAAGCCGAGTTACTAGCAGAGCTTGAATTGAAATTCTGgagtgaagatgaagacaCCCTACTGTTGGAAGGTTCACTAGTGGACTTGCTTAGGCTTTGTCTCATCATACTGAATGTAGAAGAGGACGAGTGGTGTCTTTGATTGTGAAAGTTGCTTCCGTTAGATGAACGTATGGAACTTTGATCATTAGTAGGTTGAATGGATTCAAACTCATGACTATCTCTCAATTTGCGTTGAATTTGATTGTTCATTTCGtttgtcttcaagtttcttaAACAGTTTTCCCATTGGTTTCTGAATTCTTCCGTCCTATACCTCAAAGTGAAGGATCCACTTTCTTTCCTACCTGACCATGCAATGACCATTGAGTATCCAGTAGTATTTGAAGAGGAGATGTTATAAATTTCCAGAATGTAGACTCTTCCCTTTAGTTCGAGTGGAGACTTATCCTTTGCGTGGTTCATATTCTCTAGCAAGTTcacacttgaagaattaaCAGACGCAGATGACTTTTTTCTCGAGGATAACAAGTCTCTTCTCTTTTTACCTTGGTCCTCATTTGTAGGGTttacttcaacaaaaaagAATATGATTTTCTCAAACAAATAAGCATAATATTCCTTTTCGTTATCGCTATCCTTGACACCTACCACGCCATGATATAATAATTCACCTTGATCCTTCAAGATAAAGCCTCTCCAATTGTTGACTCTTTCAGCAAGGTTCTGCAAGTAACCAACATTTtcacttcttctttgagCTTCGTTTACTTGATTTGCAACTTCTTTCATGGCTTGACTTGCAATCAATAATTCATTATAGCTTGAGTTGTCAGGGTTAGACCAAGTATCAATCAATTCCTTTAACAACAATGGATATTTACACAACCTTTGGATAGGCTTCAAAATGAAACTTTGCAATTCAAAACCAGGGTCCAATAATTTCGACGacttttgaagattatCCGTTTCTTTATTAATCAAGTCGATAGcaccaagttgaccaatGGTCCAGGGTTCGTAAAATTTGAAAGGCCCGTTAGCAGCATGAATGAAAATAGAACCAATTCTGGTGAGATTATCTGGGATATTAATATTACACTCCAAACCGTTTAAAAACCTCCTCTGAAAGTCAATGATCTCACTCAAGTTTGGAAATAACAAATGTATTTGTTCACTGGAAATTAACTCAGCTTTGGTTAAATCAGCCTTATATTTGAGCAATAcctccaagtccttgacATATTTTCGTTCTGTCTCGATTATTTCTCTGAATACCTTCGACAGATCTGAACTAATTGTAACTTCTCCCACTGCATTATCCTCCCAAGCAATTGACGAAGGTAATAAGTGTTTCACAACCCGAATGATCTTAAGAAGATCATGGGTACTGTCCAGGAAAACATTAGAAATGGTGAACATAAGGTCATCATCTAACTTCAAGTGCATTTTCACGGCTATCAAAAAGTCGTACACAGATTTCTTGCACATTCGTACATCGTCACTTCCAATAATAGGGATTTGATTAGCCTTATTGTTTAAATTGAATAATAAACACAATGGAGCACCTTGTTGGAATAATTTCCATAATTTGGTGACAGGGTCAACTGCTATGTTTGCCGGCAAAACACCAGCTGTGAAAGTGAATAGGTTGAGTGAGTTATTTGATAATGGCGCAGATGCCTGATGCAGGGAGGTATTGGAGTTGTCAGAATGGATAGAAAAACCCGACGAAGCTCTAAACTCAGTACTAGAACGTCTGTCTTGCAACTGCTGAGACAAAGCCAATGCTTGTTGTTCGGAACATTGTTCGGCTACAGAGTGAGCAACTTTCAAGAACGGTTCCATCCCGTCGATCTTACTCAACCGATTCAATAAACTAATACACTGGTAATACAAGTGATCTTTGGCACTTGAAAGCTGGTTGAAGTTCATGTTGATACCGACAGGAGTCGAGGAAACCCGAGTGATGTTCCCCGAGTTGCTCAAGGATGTGGATGAGTTCGAATGGGAGTTTGAGGAAAACGAACGAAAGGGTGGATGGGGATCCATGATCTAGAACGTATAAGTGATATCTATTAGGAGTGGATAAtgaatgatttggaaaaagtTTGTACGAATATTGATATGTCCGATGAAATTGGTGTACAAATAAAGGAGTTTCTGGTGGGAATGAAATGGACAAGTATAAGGTTAGTGGAGCGTGCGAAAGTTAACGAGAAGGGAATGAATTAACGGAGAATACAGCAACAATACGTGAGTAAATGGGCGCAAGTTGAACACACGATGAGTGAAAGTGTTAATGATTCACAAAAAAGTACAACCACAACACAAGTTGATTAATATATACTTAAAACGTATTTATTTACTAAATGTGAGCAAGGAAAAGCAGATAAAAAAAACTTCAGTGCGAAGTTTCGGGAGGAGTCGCACGCACCTTCTCAAGAAGGATGTTGCTGGAAAAAGATTGAAAAACTTCTATTGCTTGGGAAATGAGAGGTCCATACTACGACAGTGGAGCTGGTATAATTGATCTGAGAGACAAGGCTATTGTTTAATCAATCTTAGAGACAATGGCTGGGGTGGTCTCTAAGAATGTATAACAATTCCAGTAATATGCTGGAATACAAGACTCATCGCGATATATAGCAGCATTCATCCAATGAATGCCATATCTCCATAAACATGCCGGTGAAGTAGTTATATAGTTCTTGAAACTACAACTCTTTAGTGTAAATGATGTATATTAGTTATTTGCAGCCTGGGGTTAAAGGAGTTGTCGACGCGACATTCGTATAGAACAGGTGCAACTACTAGAATTGGACTTGGGGCAGCGCGGTACGTCAAGCCATTAAATCATGTGCTAAGAACAAGAGCCTCTAGTCATTTTTATACATGTAGGTCATAGTGGTGCAACCCAGGCTCGCAAAGATATACAGGGTTCGATTGGGAATCCAGCACATTGAAGGCAAAACCGATTTCCCGGCGGCAGAATTGGGAACTTCCATCAATTGTGATCCCAGAGTGTACTCAAAGATCCGGATATTCTCTGTGGTATCAAAGGCTACACCAATGTGCGACCCTTCTCGACTGATACTGACACACAGAATGGCATCATCCACATCGGTGAGCGTTTTTTCCACGAGCATCGTGCTGCACCGGTGAATTGACACCACTCCTTCGTTGGACCCGAGTGCGAAGTAGGTCCCAAGCGGGTCGATGCTGATGGAAGTAATTGACGAGCGGTGGCCGGTAATGGTGGTCCAGAGCTTGGTGCTCGTGGTAGTATCGTCGAACTCGTATACGGGAGCGGTACCGTCATGGAGAGCCACCACGAAGAactggtgctggtggttAAACCACTGGAAGTCGTAAATGTGTTGAGACAAATGTAGTTCATGAACCTTACGATAGTCATCACCCACTGCAAGGAAACTGATGGTGCTATCGCGATCCACCACCGCTAGAATTCGGCCATCAGGAGAGTACAGCACGAACTGGCACAGAACTGGCGACGGCGTTTCGGATGAGTGCCATTTTTCaatcttgatttcttgttggagCTTCCCGTGGTGAGCCCGCCAGACCTTGACGTACAGGTCTCGTCCCACACTGGCGAAAGTACTATCATGCTTGGGGTGCCAGGCGATTCGCTCCACAGACTTTTCGTGGGGACTTTCGATGATTTTTGACTCTGTGAGCCCAGAATTAGTTAGTTTCCAAACTCGAAGGGACTTATCAGTACGGGAATTGACCAcggtggtgctggtggcATTAACGGACACGAAAATGATTTCGGACGTGTAGCCTCCGCTGCCCGCTAACTGCGAGTCCTTGACGGTTTGTGACTTGAGCAGCTGGAAAAACTGCTGTTTGGTGTTTAGTGGTGGCATGGGTGATAAAGTTTAGCGCGACTCGATGGTTTGTGAGTGTGCAAATGCGACTTCATGGGACACAGATCCGGGCTCACTTTTGTGCAAAAGCCGGTTGCGAACAAGGCATTGTAATTGACCAACCCGTAAGGAGGAAGATATCTCTCTCATAGGTCTGATGTCTTGGAAGTCATTAAATCAATCTAATTGTGTACCAGTTTCCTGCGCCCACTTAGTGTTTGCATCCGGTCGTGTGGACCCAATCGCGCTAGCTCGACATCAGaatcaattccaacatCTGTACACATCACCCATGGTTCAGCCAAAGCTTCTCTCTCTCGATGCCTTTGCAAAGACCGTCGAAGATGCTCGAGTAAAGACCGCATCTGGAGGTATCATCACGCTTGTGTCTATTACCATtgtgttgtttttgattcGAAACGAGTATCTCGATTATACCCTGATAATTACCAGACCAGAATTGGTGGTAGACAGAGACATCAACCAGAAATTGGACATCACACTTGATATTTCATTCCCCAGTATTCCCTGCTCCATGATAAACcttgatattcttgatgTCAGTGGGAACGTCGAACTCGATATCTTGCAAAACGGGTTTCAGAAATACAGGATTCTTTCCagtggtgaagaagttttAATGAAAAATGCACCTTTAATTGACAGCACCCCATTAGAAGTAATGGCAAAGGGGTTAGACAAACCAGAAGATGCCGAACATACTCCCTGTGGTGACTGTTATGGTTCTTTACCCCAGGATCGAAAACAATACTGTTGTAATAACTGTGAGACCATCAGAAGGGCATACGCTGCCAAGGTGTGGGCTTTTTACGACGGAGAAAACATCAAACCTTGTGAAGATGAAGGCTATGTTAAAGCCATCCAGTCTGAAATCTTTAACAATGAAGGGTGTCGTGTTAAAGGTACCACTCAAATCAACAGAATTAGCGGTAACTTACATTTCGCTCCTGGAGCCTCGTTTACTGAACCTTCAAGACATGTGCATGATTTGTCTTTGTACAATAAGTTCCCAGATCGGTTCAACTTTGACCATACCATCAACCACTTGTCATTTGGTAAAGATCCAGAGACCAACGCTAATACCGATAAGAAGACGTTACATCCATTAGATGGAGAAACTAGAAACCTCAAGGAAAAGTACCACTTGTATTCCTATTTCTTGAAAGTTGTCTCCACCAGATACGAATACTTGCAAGAAAAGCTTAAAGCTCCATTGGAAACCAATCAGTTTTCCGCCATTTATCATGACAGACCCATAAAAGGTGGTAAGGATGAGGATCATCAACACACTCTTCACGCAAGAGGAGGATTACCTGGGTTATACTTCTACTTTGATATTTCTCCATTGAAGATTATCAACAAAGAACAATACTCCAAAACTTGGTCCGGGTTTGTTTTGGGAGTCATCAGTTCGATCGCCGgggtgttgatgattggATCATTGCTCGATAGGTCGGTTTGGGCTGCTGAAAAGGCCATAAGGGCCAAAAAAGATATTTAAATTATATTTGGCTATGTACAAAAGTCTATGTGAAAAAAGCTTTAAATATCATTTAATAGATGTTGAATTTCGTTATAATAGtcattgttcaagtattttggcaactcttctttggccaacCACATAAATTTTACGGTGCTGGATGCTGGTTTGAACTGGCCTGACACTATCTGggacttgatgaaaaattcgTTATTGTCAGAAGATGAGATCACGTGACATGGTTTACTCGAAACATTATAATAGTTCAACCCTTGGCCACCAAGGTTGTAAATTCCGTCTTCAGCCACTTTGTGCAATGGGATCTCATGTTCTTGACTCACAGCGAAGTTGGGAAATGTCCAGGTCTTGTTGTCTTCACTTATCACCAAGTATAAGGAGCGACTCAATTTTCTCTCTAAACTAGTCGTATCGTTTTTCTCATCCGCCTGAGTGACTCGGGAGTTGGGATTGATCTTCCGAGATAAACTGTCTGACGAATATTCATCTACAATTTCACTTCCATCTTCAGCCTGCTTATAAGTTTTAGGTAATCTAAGTTCTTGCTTGAATCTTCTATCTCTCAGCTGTCTGATTTCTGGTCTTCCATCGGTAAACTCCATGGTTGGGTTGTTATACACAGGTGGCTtattcaattccttgaacCGGTGGTCTCCCAAGGTTCCCCCTCTGTAGTAGAACcattttggaaaagtccaCATCAATCGTTTCCATAGTTCATTCTGGTACTTATAATACAGCTTTTCGAACGCGGGCAAGTCCCTAGTGATCACCGGATTCCTGGCCAATAATACAGTGGAAGATATGACAGGAGTGGCAGTAATACTCGAGTAGTGTCTTATTATAGTATTCCTGATCATTAGCGTGAGGTTAAGGtttaaatttttcattttcaaaaaaacTTTCTCACTCGCAAAGTCGTGTGGCCGGGTAACCATAGAAACTGCCGTTTTCATTTAAAGGGCGGCGTCATTCCCACCTTTTTGGTGTCGACAATATTACTCAGATTTTTTTTGTTCCACAAGTAATTCTTCCCTTCTCTTAAAAGAACTGACGAAATCAGAGTTTTATTTTGGTACGTTCCCTCcagaaatcatcaaaacaTCCTCCATATCATATCACAAAACATTTCCTGAAATCCCTTCAAGTTAAGTCGTTTTCCCGGTTTATTTTTTGTAATTGAGTGCTTTTTTATAGTAAACGGCATAGAAGAAAAGAGGTACTTGGACGCTAGTATCGTAATCACTTAGTAGTAAAACTCACTCAGAAAAAAAGAATATGTCGGacattgaaaagtttgaaagtattttgaaagaaatccCTACATTAAAGGCTCCTGGAGTATCAGGATCAAGAATTAAACAGTTGACCGAACTTGCTGTTAAGAATGTTAAAGAAGAGTCGGTGTTAATCCCCATTTTGTACACCGCTTGTAAATCCGTACCTTCATCTCATAAATTGGGTTCCATGTATGTTGTGGACTCGATTGTGAGAGCGTatgttgatgaagccaGAAGATTTAATGAAACTTTTGGCCCCGAAGCTCCTCAAGGAAGTTTTGCCGCTGGCGTTTATAAGATCAGTGAATTGATTGAATCTTTAATGGATGACGCTTTGGAGTTATCAATCGTTCAGTCTCAAACCATTaaaattttgaaattgttggatatTTGGGAAAGAGCTCAAACATTTGATGCTTCTATCATTGACAGCATCAAAGACAAGCACGCAAAATCTTCTACCCCCCCAGGCACTCCACCTCCCGGTAGAGTTAAACCAACCAGTCATCTCACCGCTTCAGCAAATGATACTAATGATGGTGGCAGTAAACCCGAAGATTCAAACAGTATTTTGCTGGCATTAGCATCTTTGGCTCAGAAGTCAAACTCTAACAGTTCTACTCCGAATAACCAAGGTGTAACCCCTGTTACCGGTGGTGGTAACCAAGCCAATAATATCTTGGCTCAATTATCTGCCATCTCATCTGCCGGAAACGTTGCCTCTAATGCTGTACCAGCATCGACTCATAATCAAGCAGCCCCTGCTAGTAATAATGTGTTAGATATGTTGCAACAGATGCAAAActctcaacttcaacagcTGCAACCGCCACAAAGAGATCCTAGAAATGATCGCGGTCCCGATACCtattcaagaagaaacagatCTCGGTCTCCAGGCTATGAGAATACCGGTAGAAGAAGAGACAGGTCACCACCTAGATATCAACAACCTGCTAGTTTACCCCAGATTCCTGGTCGCAATGGAGTACCACAGCTTCCTCAGCAGGCTCAGTTTCAGCAGAATCAATATCAGCAACAAAACCAGTATCAgcaaaaccaaaaccagtaccaacaaaaccaaTACCAGCAAAACCAGTATCAACAGAATGGTTACCAGCAAAACTCGTatgatcaacaaggtggAAATGGTCAGTTCTCTCAACAAAACCCTAAAAAACGACAAGGACCATCTGGTCTTAACCAAGAAGGCGAACAAAACGTCCCTGGAAACCCTCATTTCCGTCCTCGTAACGTAGGAGTCGATGCTACCTTACCCCAAGGCTCGATTAAGGTGTTGTCCAGAACGTTGTTTATTGGAGGTGTCCCTCGTTCTATGGGAGAGCATGAACTCGGTGATGTTCTTAGACCATTGGCCGAAGTGCAATCAGTTATTCTTAACAGCGAAAGAAAGCATGCATTCGTCAAGGTCTACTCAAGAAAAGAAGCCGAACAAGTCATCATgtctttcaacaaggatAATGCGTTGCCCTTGCGTACCCGATGGGGAGTTGGTTTTGGACCAAGAGACTGTTGCAACTACCAGCAAGGAGTTTCAATTATTCCGATTCAAAGACTTACCGAAGCCGACAAGTCTTGGATTGTTAGTGCTCAATGGGGAGGCACTGGTGGTCAACCATTAGTGAGTGGAGTTGTGGTTGACGAACCAGATATCGAAATTGGATCTGGTATTTCATCCAAGGCTATGTCCAAGAAAATGCCAACGAACTCTGCCAGAAATGGACCCAAGTCCAATAGACCTGGCGAACCAGAAATAGAATACTCGAGAGGAGGGTACAACGGTCAGCAACAAAACTTTGGTGGCATGAATCCAGGAGCTGTGAATCCATTGCAAGGgttgttcaacaatggTGCACCACCAAACGGATTACCACAGATGCCCAACTACCAACAGATGAACATGAACCCTAATGGTAACCCCAATGGTAACTCCAACTTGGGGTCCCAGctctccaacttcttcaaccaacaacaatagTATTAGTAATAGAGTATATAGCATTAAAATAAACTATACTTGACTGAGAATTAACCCGCgatttttgcagccttgACTTTAACGCGATCCATCGACAACATGTCTGAAAACAAATATCCAAGTATACACCGACAACGCG
Above is a window of Yamadazyma tenuis chromosome 1, complete sequence DNA encoding:
- a CDS encoding uncharacterized protein (EggNog:ENOG503NWI7; COG:A; BUSCO:EOG092629WA) → MSDIEKFESILKEIPTLKAPGVSGSRIKQLTELAVKNVKEESVLIPILYTACKSVPSSHKLGSMYVVDSIVRAYVDEARRFNETFGPEAPQGSFAAGVYKISELIESLMDDALELSIVQSQTIKILKLLDIWERAQTFDASIIDSIKDKHAKSSTPPGTPPPGRVKPTSHLTASANDTNDGGSKPEDSNSILSALASLAQKSNSNSSTPNNQGVTPVTGGGNQANNILAQLSAISSAGNVASNAVPASTHNQAAPASNNVLDMLQQMQNSQLQQSQPPQRDPRNDRGPDTYSRRNRSRSPGYENTGRRRDRSPPRYQQPASLPQIPGRNGVPQLPQQAQFQQNQYQQQNQYQQNQNQYQQNQYQQNQYQQNGYQQNSYDQQGGNGQFSQQNPKKRQGPSGLNQEGEQNVPGNPHFRPRNVGVDATLPQGSIKVLSRTLFIGGVPRSMGEHELGDVLRPLAEVQSVILNSERKHAFVKVYSRKEAEQVIMSFNKDNALPLRTRWGVGFGPRDCCNYQQGVSIIPIQRLTEADKSWIVSAQWGGTGGQPLVSGVVVDEPDIEIGSGISSKAMSKKMPTNSARNGPKSNRPGEPEIEYSRGGYNGQQQNFGGMNPGAVNPLQGLFNNGAPPNGLPQMPNYQQMNMNPNGNPNGNSNLGSQLSNFFNQQQ
- a CDS encoding uncharacterized protein (COG:S; EggNog:ENOG503P840), with protein sequence MPPLNTKQQFFQSLKSQTVKDSQLAGSGGYTSEIIFVSVNATSTTVVNSRTDKSLRVWKLTNSGLTESKIIESPHEKSVERIAWHPKHDSTFASVGRDSYVKVWRAHHGKLQQEIKIEKWHSSETPSPVSCQFVSYSPDGRILAVVDRDSTISFLAVGDDYRKVHELHLSQHIYDFQWFNHQHQFFVVALHDGTAPVYEFDDTTTSTKLWTTITGHRSSITSISIDPLGTYFALGSNEGVVSIHRCSTMLVEKTLTDVDDAISCVSISREGSHIGVAFDTTENIRIFEYTSGSQLMEVPNSAAGKSVLPSMCWIPNRTSYIFASSGCTTMTYMYKND
- the ERV46 gene encoding ER-derived vesicles protein erv46 (COG:U; EggNog:ENOG503NVB2) translates to MVQPKLLSLDAFAKTVEDARVKTASGGIITLVSITIVLFLIRNEYLDYTSIITRPELVVDRDINQKLDITLDISFPSIPCSMINLDILDVSGNVELDILQNGFQKYRILSSGEEVLMKNAPLIDSTPLEVMAKGLDKPEDAEHTPCGDCYGSLPQDRKQYCCNNCETIRRAYAAKVWAFYDGENIKPCEDEGYVKAIQSEIFNNEGCRVKGTTQINRISGNLHFAPGASFTEPSRHVHDLSLYNKFPDRFNFDHTINHLSFGKDPETNANTDKKTLHPLDGETRNLKEKYHLYSYFLKVVSTRYEYLQEKLKAPLETNQFSAIYHDRPIKGGKDEDHQHTLHARGGLPGLYFYFDISPLKIINKEQYSKTWSGFVLGVISSIAGVLMIGSLLDRSVWAAEKAIRAKKDI
- the CDC24 gene encoding Guanine nucleotide exchange factor for Cdc42p (EggNog:ENOG503NVJ0; COG:T); protein product: MDPHPPFRSFSSNSHSNSSTSLSNSGNITRVSSTPVGINMNFNQLSSAKDHLYYQCISLLNRLSKIDGMEPFLKVAHSVAEQCSEQQALALSQQLQDRRSSTEFRASSGFSIHSDNSNTSSHQASAPLSNNSLNLFTFTAGVLPANIAVDPVTKLWKLFQQGAPLCLLFNLNNKANQIPIIGSDDVRMCKKSVYDFLIAVKMHLKLDDDLMFTISNVFSDSTHDLLKIIRVVKHLLPSSIAWEDNAVGEVTISSDSSKVFREIIETERKYVKDLEVLLKYKADLTKAELISSEQIHLLFPNLSEIIDFQRRFLNGLECNINIPDNLTRIGSIFIHAANGPFKFYEPWTIGQLGAIDLINKETDNLQKSSKLLDPGFELQSFILKPIQRLCKYPLLLKELIDTWSNPDNSSYNELLIASQAMKEVANQVNEAQRRSENVGYLQNLAERVNNWRGFILKDQGELLYHGVVGVKDSDNEKEYYAYLFEKIIFFFVEVNPTNEDQGKKRRDLLSSRKKSSASVNSSSVNLLENMNHAKDKSPLELKGRVYISEIYNISSSNTTGYSMVIAWSGRKESGSFTLRYRTEEFRNQWENCLRNLKTNEMNNQIQRKLRDSHEFESIQPTNDQSSIRSSNGSNFHNQRHHSSSSTFSMMRQSLSKSTSEPSNSRVSSSSLQNFNSSSASNSASTNAQDNSLSSVNSSANNSSNSLITIKIIYDKMEIKSYLMVPASIQFSDLHSKISTKIASSGEVKDDIMVNKLRYKDEDGDFVVMDSNDDWLLALDMFEEVSHRILTIWVS
- a CDS encoding mitochondrial 54S ribosomal protein mL46 (BUSCO:EOG09263FAK; COG:J; EggNog:ENOG503P021), giving the protein MIRNTIIRHYSSITATPVISSTVLLARNPVITRDLPAFEKSYYKYQNELWKRLMWTFPKWFYYRGGTLGDHRFKELNKPPVYNNPTMEFTDGRPEIRQSRDRRFKQELRLPKTYKQAEDGSEIVDEYSSDSLSRKINPNSRVTQADEKNDTTSLERKLSRSLYLVISEDNKTWTFPNFAVSQEHEIPLHKVAEDGIYNLGGQGLNYYNVSSKPCHVISSSDNNEFFIKSQIVSGQFKPASSTVKFMWLAKEELPKYLNNDYYNEIQHLLNDI